The proteins below are encoded in one region of Fibrella aestuarina BUZ 2:
- a CDS encoding porin family protein, translating into MKNSVKTIAAAALMTLGFLATNHTAQAQTRVRTGIKGGLSASTLQFNNIDLTDRKERIGFHAGLFTQIPVGSAFAIQPELLYSNKGASSNYRALAQDSRASFNLNYVELPVLATIKLGNAAEIQAGPYVSYLLNSNVSNTGGILGNSSINLNADQFNRVDYGLAGGVNVYFGQLLLGLRYAQGLQPIANTTASKAVFDNAKNGVGYLSVGYSFN; encoded by the coding sequence ATGAAAAACTCTGTTAAAACCATCGCTGCAGCCGCCCTAATGACTCTGGGCTTTTTAGCTACCAATCACACTGCTCAAGCACAAACTCGCGTCAGAACGGGTATCAAAGGTGGTCTTTCGGCCAGTACGCTCCAATTCAACAATATTGACTTGACCGACCGTAAGGAACGCATTGGTTTCCACGCCGGCTTATTCACTCAAATCCCGGTTGGTTCAGCCTTCGCCATTCAACCCGAATTGCTTTATTCAAATAAGGGCGCCTCGTCGAACTACCGTGCCTTAGCCCAAGACAGCCGCGCTTCGTTCAACCTGAATTACGTTGAACTACCCGTACTAGCTACCATCAAGCTCGGCAACGCTGCCGAAATTCAAGCCGGTCCGTACGTAAGCTACCTGCTCAATTCGAACGTTAGCAATACGGGCGGGATACTGGGCAATTCGTCAATCAATCTCAACGCCGACCAATTTAACCGCGTCGATTACGGCCTCGCCGGTGGTGTCAACGTTTACTTTGGTCAACTGCTGTTAGGCCTGCGTTATGCACAGGGTCTGCAACCCATTGCGAACACAACAGCGTCTAAAGCTGTATTCGACAATGCCAAAAATGGTGTTGGCTACCTGTCGGTAGGGTACAGCTTTAACTAA
- a CDS encoding LytR/AlgR family response regulator transcription factor → MKTLIIDDERLARNELRRLLENFPKVDIIGEAANADEALPMIDDLQPDLLFLDIQMPGKNGFELLQSIEGRTPEVVFTTAYDEYAIKAFEFNALDYLLKPVDLARLSEAIHRVEEELLHGSTAERTPNVPKDATKLLGENDQVFVKDGEKCWFVKLGKVRLFESMGNYVRLYFDDQKPLVLKSLNALEDRLDPATYFRANRKHIINLQWIDKIEPWFSGGLLVTLRGSNDKIEISRRQAIRFKEMMSL, encoded by the coding sequence ATGAAAACCCTGATCATCGACGATGAGCGGCTGGCCCGCAACGAACTGCGCCGCCTGCTGGAGAACTTTCCCAAAGTAGATATCATTGGCGAAGCCGCCAACGCCGACGAAGCGCTGCCCATGATCGACGACCTGCAACCCGATTTGCTGTTTCTGGACATTCAGATGCCGGGCAAGAACGGCTTCGAACTCCTGCAATCGATTGAGGGCCGCACGCCCGAGGTCGTGTTTACGACAGCCTATGACGAGTATGCCATCAAAGCCTTTGAATTCAATGCGCTCGATTACCTGCTGAAGCCAGTTGATCTGGCCCGGCTCAGCGAGGCGATCCACCGCGTCGAGGAAGAACTACTGCACGGGTCAACGGCCGAACGTACGCCGAACGTACCCAAGGACGCAACCAAGCTATTGGGCGAAAACGATCAGGTCTTTGTCAAAGACGGTGAGAAATGCTGGTTTGTGAAACTGGGCAAGGTGCGCCTCTTTGAGTCGATGGGCAACTACGTCCGGCTGTATTTCGATGATCAGAAACCGCTGGTGCTCAAATCGCTCAATGCGCTGGAAGATCGCCTCGACCCGGCTACCTATTTCCGGGCCAACCGGAAACACATCATCAACCTGCAATGGATTGATAAGATTGAGCCCTGGTTTAGTGGCGGACTGCTCGTGACGCTCCGGGGCAGCAACGACAAAATCGAAATCAGCCGCCGACAAGCCATTCGCTTCAAGGAGATGATGTCTCTTTGA
- a CDS encoding QcrA and Rieske domain-containing protein, which yields MDNTGGAINRLQFLKQLGLSGSALLAFYCVGSLSACSKAEDTVTPLSADGVTLDLSSSAFSGLKTVGNYAYSGNILVAHIKNGSYIAVSKICTHEGSTVRYVASADNLYCPEHGAQYTTSGTVTQRPATRSLTQYKTTLSNDGNSLLITNA from the coding sequence ATGGACAACACCGGCGGCGCCATCAATCGGCTACAGTTTTTAAAGCAACTTGGGCTTAGCGGCTCGGCTCTCCTGGCATTCTACTGCGTAGGTTCACTCTCGGCATGCTCAAAAGCCGAAGATACCGTCACCCCACTTAGTGCCGATGGTGTCACGCTGGACCTAAGCTCGTCGGCTTTTTCGGGGTTAAAAACAGTAGGAAACTATGCCTACAGCGGTAACATTCTGGTAGCGCATATCAAGAATGGCAGCTACATCGCCGTGTCAAAAATTTGCACGCACGAGGGCTCTACCGTCAGGTACGTTGCCAGCGCCGACAATCTGTACTGCCCTGAACACGGAGCCCAGTATACCACCAGTGGAACCGTCACACAAAGACCGGCAACACGCTCGCTTACGCAGTATAAAACTACGCTGAGCAACGACGGCAACAGCCTGCTGATTACCAACGCCTGA
- a CDS encoding sensor histidine kinase has protein sequence MSKQRVYWFCQIVGWTLLMMTEFIIYWIDEGFVPEIFYLTLANILLGISLTHLYRLTIKRWNWVRLPFYKLAPRVLGSVIVLAFIMTFVNFPFDLSLITDLRMSTVSTFIANMVNWVKTMMAWILSYTAYHYVERSRDAEIEKILLKTSIRETEAKVLRSQMNPHFMFNALNSIRALVYENPQKAQQGITQLSNLLRNSLLADRRKTVELREEVKTVQDYLSLEKIRYEDRLECRISVDPQANYWQVPPMMLQTLVENAIKHGVSKAVSGGFVELIGRIETGTSGRDQLHICIRNTGTLQPDAMTKETASGGFGLKNTAQRLELLYGTDAHFAIQQETAGIVAADVVVPQQSEGVFKRDHLQHV, from the coding sequence ATGTCGAAGCAACGTGTTTACTGGTTTTGCCAAATCGTCGGCTGGACGCTCCTGATGATGACCGAGTTCATCATCTATTGGATCGACGAGGGGTTCGTACCAGAAATATTCTACCTCACGCTGGCCAATATTCTGCTTGGCATCAGCCTGACGCACCTATACCGCCTCACCATCAAACGTTGGAACTGGGTTCGGTTGCCGTTCTACAAACTGGCACCGCGTGTATTGGGCTCCGTTATCGTGCTGGCGTTTATCATGACCTTCGTCAATTTCCCATTCGACCTGAGCCTGATCACCGACCTGCGCATGAGCACCGTGTCGACCTTTATCGCCAATATGGTCAACTGGGTCAAAACGATGATGGCCTGGATTCTAAGCTACACGGCCTACCATTATGTGGAACGCTCGCGGGATGCCGAAATCGAGAAGATCCTCCTGAAAACGTCGATCCGGGAAACGGAAGCCAAAGTGCTACGGTCGCAGATGAACCCGCACTTCATGTTCAACGCCCTCAACAGCATTCGGGCGCTGGTCTACGAGAATCCGCAGAAAGCGCAGCAGGGGATTACTCAACTGTCGAATCTGCTGCGTAACTCACTACTCGCCGACCGCCGCAAGACCGTTGAACTGCGCGAAGAAGTGAAAACCGTGCAGGACTACCTGTCGCTGGAAAAGATCCGGTATGAAGACCGCCTCGAATGCCGCATCAGCGTCGATCCGCAGGCCAACTACTGGCAGGTGCCGCCGATGATGCTTCAGACACTGGTCGAAAACGCCATCAAACACGGCGTGTCGAAAGCCGTTAGTGGCGGCTTCGTGGAGCTTATCGGCCGCATCGAAACGGGTACGTCGGGCCGCGACCAACTTCACATCTGCATTCGGAACACAGGTACGTTACAACCCGATGCCATGACCAAAGAAACGGCTTCGGGCGGTTTTGGCTTGAAAAACACTGCCCAACGCCTCGAACTGCTGTATGGCACCGACGCCCACTTTGCCATTCAGCAGGAAACGGCTGGTATCGTGGCCGCCGACGTTGTGGTTCCGCAGCAGTCTGAAGGTGTCTTCAAGCGCGATCACTTGCAGCATGTATGA
- a CDS encoding histidine phosphatase family protein, with the protein MAKKELYIIRHGETDYNRRGVVQGSGVDASLNDMGRAQAAAFFQAYQHVPFAKIYTSTLIRTYQTVESFIELGIPFEKLSGLNEISWGIMEGKVPNTLDDDYYRTLIENWSAGNTAMPTEQGESPEQVMARQRPAIDHILAQTDESPVLVAMHGRAMRILLSWLLGYPLARMDQFEHSNLCLYKLTYTYQSGTFTLDVANDTAHLFAVNSYLEL; encoded by the coding sequence TTGGCTAAGAAGGAGCTATATATTATTCGACACGGCGAAACGGACTATAATCGCCGGGGGGTTGTGCAGGGCAGCGGGGTCGACGCCAGCCTTAACGACATGGGACGGGCGCAGGCGGCGGCGTTTTTCCAGGCTTATCAGCATGTACCCTTTGCCAAGATTTACACCTCAACGCTGATTCGGACGTACCAGACCGTCGAATCGTTTATCGAGTTGGGCATTCCTTTTGAGAAGCTCTCCGGCCTGAACGAGATCAGCTGGGGCATCATGGAGGGCAAAGTCCCCAACACGCTCGACGACGACTATTACCGGACGCTGATCGAGAACTGGTCGGCTGGCAACACGGCGATGCCCACCGAGCAGGGCGAAAGCCCCGAGCAGGTAATGGCCCGTCAACGCCCGGCTATCGACCACATTCTAGCCCAGACCGACGAATCGCCGGTGCTGGTTGCCATGCACGGGCGGGCGATGCGGATTTTGCTGTCGTGGCTGCTTGGCTATCCGCTGGCGCGCATGGATCAGTTTGAACACAGTAACCTATGCCTCTATAAGCTAACCTATACCTATCAGTCTGGCACCTTTACGCTGGACGTTGCCAACGATACGGCACACCTCTTCGCAGTCAACAGCTACCTCGAACTGTAA
- a CDS encoding sigma-54-dependent transcriptional regulator, with translation MEKILIIDDNNDICVLLEKFLGKQKYKTASAQRGEDGLSLLRKESYDLVICDFKLPDTDGLDMLRRIKVLSPATAVIIITGYSDVRIAVQALKYGAYDYVTKPLLPDEILYTIRGALEKRNVPTAKTTAQTQPSAIEPAKSATAPKSSRSRELAPSGKRFIFGKSRAAEQLQKHIELIAPTNMSVIITGETGTGKEFVANAIHLSSKRADKPFVAIDCGALSKELAGSELFGHVKGAFTGAMSDKIGSFEVANGGTLFLDEIGNLSYENQIKLLRVLQERKIKRVGGNTDISVDVRILCATNEDLRDAVRQGRFREDIYHRLDEFRIDLPALRERRADIMLFAEHFLEIANQQLEKDVLGFDDEARDKFRDYYWHGNLRELQNVVKRAVLLTQGDYITVDVLPHEIVSPTYITPEETVSYVVDSVRPGSPPVVQQAAQGSGNNLKSVSESAERVAILKVLEKTGYNKTKAAEVLNIDRKTLYNKLKAYDIHL, from the coding sequence ATGGAAAAAATCCTGATAATCGACGACAATAATGACATCTGTGTGTTGCTAGAGAAATTCCTGGGCAAACAGAAGTACAAAACGGCGTCGGCTCAGCGGGGCGAAGATGGTCTCTCGCTCCTGCGCAAAGAATCGTACGATCTGGTCATTTGTGATTTTAAGCTTCCCGATACCGATGGCCTCGATATGCTGCGGCGCATAAAAGTACTCAGCCCAGCTACGGCAGTTATTATCATCACCGGCTATTCCGATGTACGCATTGCCGTACAGGCCCTCAAATATGGCGCATACGATTACGTAACCAAACCGCTTCTCCCCGACGAAATTCTTTACACGATTCGGGGGGCACTGGAGAAACGGAACGTACCTACAGCCAAAACCACGGCTCAGACGCAGCCTTCTGCTATCGAGCCTGCCAAATCGGCTACCGCCCCAAAGTCCAGCCGCAGCCGCGAATTGGCCCCCTCGGGCAAACGGTTTATCTTCGGAAAAAGCCGCGCGGCCGAACAGCTTCAAAAACACATCGAACTGATCGCCCCCACCAATATGTCGGTGATCATTACGGGCGAAACCGGCACTGGCAAAGAATTTGTCGCCAACGCCATTCACCTGAGCAGCAAACGCGCCGATAAGCCGTTTGTAGCCATCGATTGCGGAGCGCTGTCTAAAGAACTGGCCGGAAGCGAACTATTTGGTCACGTAAAAGGTGCCTTTACGGGTGCCATGTCGGACAAGATCGGTTCGTTTGAGGTAGCTAACGGCGGTACGTTGTTTCTCGATGAAATTGGCAACCTCTCTTACGAGAATCAGATCAAGCTGTTGCGCGTCTTGCAGGAGCGGAAAATCAAGCGGGTAGGTGGCAATACCGACATCAGCGTCGATGTGCGCATCCTGTGTGCCACCAACGAAGACCTTCGTGATGCCGTGCGGCAGGGCCGCTTCCGGGAAGACATCTACCACCGGCTCGATGAATTTCGGATCGATCTGCCAGCCCTACGCGAGCGACGCGCCGATATCATGTTGTTTGCCGAGCATTTCCTCGAAATCGCTAATCAACAGCTTGAGAAAGACGTGCTAGGCTTCGACGATGAGGCCCGGGACAAGTTCAGAGACTATTACTGGCATGGTAACCTTCGCGAACTGCAAAACGTGGTGAAGCGGGCGGTGCTGCTGACCCAGGGCGATTACATCACTGTTGATGTGCTTCCCCACGAGATTGTTTCGCCTACCTACATCACACCTGAGGAAACCGTGAGCTACGTTGTCGATTCGGTTCGGCCGGGTTCACCGCCGGTTGTCCAGCAGGCAGCTCAGGGTAGTGGCAATAACCTGAAGTCTGTCTCAGAAAGTGCTGAGCGAGTAGCCATTTTGAAAGTGCTCGAAAAAACGGGTTATAACAAAACGAAGGCCGCTGAGGTTTTGAATATTGATCGCAAAACGTTGTACAACAAGCTAAAGGCGTACGACATTCATTTGTAA
- a CDS encoding response regulator — protein sequence MNQSKHVLIVDDEADICLLLSGLLRRLGYQPTCAHMLEEGRQCLSQQHFDAIFLDLNLPDGVGFDLLPTIKKDSVSNPKVVMISAFDGIAERKRASDQGADYFMGKPFTRKTVEQALESIQV from the coding sequence ATGAATCAGTCGAAGCACGTGCTGATCGTGGACGACGAGGCCGACATATGTCTGCTTCTTTCTGGCTTACTTCGTCGGCTCGGGTACCAACCTACTTGCGCACACATGTTGGAAGAAGGTCGTCAATGTTTATCACAACAGCATTTTGACGCTATCTTTTTGGACTTAAATCTTCCCGACGGTGTCGGTTTCGATCTATTACCAACCATCAAAAAAGACAGCGTTTCCAACCCTAAAGTCGTGATGATCAGCGCATTCGACGGCATTGCCGAGCGAAAACGTGCCAGCGATCAGGGTGCCGATTATTTCATGGGTAAACCATTTACACGTAAGACCGTAGAGCAGGCTCTGGAATCAATTCAGGTCTAG
- a CDS encoding hybrid sensor histidine kinase/response regulator, translating into MLTVAPATTPEIQEKTSIIRVLLVEDDEDDYILTRTLMGAPENRNLRLDWVEGYEEALERIYANEYDVYLIDYRLGERTGIELIQEATENGCRSPMILLTGQDDQSVDYSAMAIGASDYLVKGRIDAQLLGRSIRYALRQAESLAKSIEQEKKYRSLFERSIDAIFVANSNMAFRDVNPSVEQLLGYTRDELLKMNPARLFDRLDTLRQLRFSVREFNQIKDFETTLVSKLGRKRICLISVWAVDDANGRPMWYQGIVRDITDQKKAQQELIIAEKLTMTGKLARSIAHEVRNPLTNLSLALDQLREELVGNEETQLYTDIIGRNVERIGALITDMLNSSKPRELDRQPQSLNDVVRDTLNLVTDRIKLKQMQLVTQFSTEDCTALLDREQVRVALTNILINAVEAMEPERGKLIVKTHCIDDTQVCVEIRDNGSGIPPENVQRLFDPFFTGKQSGMGLGLTATQNIVNSHKGHIDVESEAGQGTLFKISFPK; encoded by the coding sequence ATGCTTACCGTTGCTCCCGCTACTACTCCTGAGATCCAGGAAAAGACCAGCATCATTCGCGTGTTGCTGGTCGAAGACGACGAAGATGATTACATTCTGACTCGCACGCTCATGGGCGCTCCCGAAAACCGAAATCTCCGCCTCGATTGGGTGGAAGGTTACGAGGAGGCACTCGAACGCATTTACGCCAATGAGTATGACGTCTACCTGATCGACTATCGCCTGGGCGAACGCACAGGGATTGAACTGATTCAGGAGGCCACCGAAAACGGGTGTCGCTCCCCGATGATTCTGCTAACCGGCCAGGACGATCAGTCGGTCGACTACTCGGCCATGGCCATCGGGGCATCGGATTACCTCGTCAAGGGGCGAATTGATGCGCAGTTGCTGGGGCGTAGTATCCGGTATGCGTTGCGGCAAGCTGAATCGCTGGCGAAGTCGATCGAGCAGGAGAAGAAATACCGTTCGCTGTTTGAGCGGTCCATCGATGCCATTTTCGTAGCTAACAGCAACATGGCGTTTCGCGATGTTAACCCGTCGGTGGAGCAGTTGCTGGGCTACACGCGCGACGAACTGTTGAAGATGAACCCCGCCCGCCTCTTCGACCGCCTCGATACGCTACGGCAGTTGCGGTTTTCGGTGCGCGAGTTCAATCAGATCAAAGATTTTGAAACGACCCTGGTGAGCAAGCTAGGTCGCAAGCGGATCTGCCTGATTTCGGTTTGGGCCGTCGACGATGCCAACGGCCGTCCCATGTGGTACCAGGGGATTGTTCGCGACATCACCGATCAGAAGAAAGCGCAGCAGGAACTGATTATCGCCGAAAAGCTGACGATGACCGGTAAGCTCGCCCGCAGTATTGCCCACGAGGTACGTAACCCGCTCACCAACCTGAGTCTGGCTCTCGATCAGCTCCGTGAGGAACTGGTCGGTAACGAAGAAACGCAGCTATATACCGACATCATCGGGCGGAACGTGGAGCGCATTGGTGCCTTGATCACCGACATGCTCAACTCATCGAAGCCCCGCGAACTGGACCGTCAGCCGCAGAGCCTGAACGATGTGGTGCGTGACACGCTCAATCTGGTCACTGACCGGATCAAGCTGAAGCAAATGCAGCTGGTCACGCAGTTCTCGACCGAAGACTGCACCGCCCTACTCGACCGCGAACAGGTACGGGTGGCGCTGACCAACATTTTGATCAACGCCGTGGAGGCGATGGAGCCGGAACGCGGTAAGCTGATTGTCAAGACCCATTGTATCGATGACACGCAGGTTTGCGTGGAAATTCGCGATAACGGCAGTGGTATTCCACCCGAAAACGTGCAGCGCCTGTTCGATCCGTTCTTTACGGGCAAACAAAGCGGCATGGGCCTTGGCCTGACGGCCACTCAGAACATCGTCAACAGCCATAAAGGCCATATTGACGTTGAAAGTGAGGCGGGCCAGGGTACGTTGTTCAAGATTTCGTTTCCCAAATAA
- a CDS encoding response regulator → MTTPTFDVHKTILIADDDADDRLFLNEALRHHQYTSQVKFVEDGEELMDYLTHKNGFSDQNAPQPSLILLDLNMPRKNGFQALAEIKSHPNLKRVPVVILSTSSSRDDVDRTYAMGVNSYMVKPSSFNRLTEMIGSLKNYWLETVQLPH, encoded by the coding sequence ATGACAACACCTACTTTTGACGTTCACAAGACGATTTTGATTGCCGATGACGACGCCGACGACCGGCTGTTTCTGAATGAAGCGCTACGTCATCATCAATACACGTCGCAGGTGAAGTTTGTAGAAGATGGAGAAGAATTGATGGATTACCTGACACATAAAAATGGGTTTTCCGATCAGAATGCCCCGCAGCCGAGCCTCATTCTGCTCGACCTGAATATGCCCCGAAAAAATGGCTTTCAGGCGCTGGCGGAGATCAAATCACATCCGAATCTGAAACGGGTTCCGGTAGTCATTCTGTCTACGTCATCATCGCGCGACGATGTAGATCGCACCTATGCCATGGGCGTTAACTCCTACATGGTTAAACCCAGCAGTTTCAACCGCCTTACCGAGATGATCGGCTCCCTGAAGAATTATTGGCTGGAGACCGTTCAATTACCTCATTAA
- a CDS encoding BamA/TamA family outer membrane protein: MRLQSTRVLMGFLLTASLLTSAAGQPRRYEPDSAVVVRSVTLKGNFRTRDRIVLREMALHVGDTIRRGELTQKTAWDQRKISNTNLFVTVDMAAVEDSSQSTAFRPIDITVSMKERWYIFVVPIFELADRNFNEWWYERGRDLSRTNYGLRVDWKNFTGRNDRFSALAQSGFTPKYIVSYDRPYIDKAQRFGANADFYYASNREIAYRPLFDKWEYISPAGLSRLRTRLTTSLSVTRRDGFYHFHELEARYTQNNIADTVAQLNPDYFLDGRTRQRFISLTYSYRYDRRDNVAYALQGNLLTASLVRHGWLADADLRQTEAAISYSRYYPLGKRFFAAHTLRLRNTWAPNERIPYFGVRGLGGGDDVLRGYELYIVEGQRHILFRNNIRYRLFDVKKQLKWIPLRQFNTVPIAAYLSLIGDTGYVDSNIAERYQSRLANRWLYGTGLSLDVVTYYNLVFRFSATYNSQGQTGFFLNLQREL; this comes from the coding sequence ATGCGTCTACAGTCTACTCGTGTGTTGATGGGCTTCTTGTTGACGGCGTCGTTGCTAACCAGCGCAGCGGGGCAGCCGCGACGGTATGAGCCTGATTCAGCCGTAGTGGTTCGCTCGGTAACGTTGAAAGGTAACTTCCGCACCCGCGACCGCATCGTGTTGCGCGAAATGGCCCTGCATGTGGGCGATACAATCCGACGGGGCGAATTGACCCAGAAAACCGCCTGGGATCAGCGGAAAATTTCCAACACCAACCTGTTCGTTACCGTCGACATGGCGGCGGTCGAAGACTCGTCGCAGTCGACGGCGTTTCGCCCCATTGACATTACGGTTTCGATGAAAGAGCGGTGGTACATCTTCGTGGTGCCGATCTTTGAACTGGCCGACCGAAATTTCAACGAGTGGTGGTATGAACGGGGCCGCGACCTGAGCCGGACCAACTACGGCCTGCGCGTCGACTGGAAAAACTTTACAGGCCGCAACGACCGGTTCTCGGCGCTGGCACAATCCGGCTTTACACCCAAATACATTGTTTCCTACGACCGCCCGTACATAGACAAAGCGCAGCGCTTCGGGGCCAATGCCGATTTCTATTACGCCTCAAACCGCGAAATCGCCTATCGCCCGCTTTTCGACAAGTGGGAGTACATCAGCCCGGCGGGGCTGTCTAGGTTACGTACCCGGCTCACAACCAGCCTGTCGGTTACCCGGCGCGACGGCTTTTACCATTTTCACGAACTCGAAGCCCGTTACACGCAAAACAACATCGCCGACACCGTAGCTCAACTCAATCCAGATTACTTTCTGGACGGACGTACCCGGCAACGGTTTATCTCGCTGACCTACAGCTACCGCTATGACCGGCGCGATAACGTGGCCTATGCCCTGCAAGGCAATCTGCTCACCGCCTCGCTGGTGCGCCATGGTTGGCTCGCCGACGCCGACCTGCGCCAAACCGAAGCGGCCATCAGTTACAGCCGTTATTACCCACTCGGCAAACGATTTTTTGCGGCCCACACGCTGCGGCTACGAAACACCTGGGCGCCCAATGAGCGGATTCCCTATTTCGGCGTTCGTGGGCTGGGTGGTGGCGATGACGTGCTGCGGGGCTATGAACTCTACATTGTCGAAGGGCAGCGGCACATTCTGTTTCGCAACAACATTCGCTACCGGCTGTTCGATGTAAAAAAACAGTTGAAATGGATTCCGCTGCGCCAGTTCAACACCGTACCCATCGCCGCGTACCTGTCGCTAATTGGTGATACTGGGTACGTCGACAGCAACATCGCCGAGCGCTACCAGAGCCGGCTGGCCAACCGGTGGCTGTACGGCACCGGCCTGAGCCTCGACGTAGTTACCTACTACAACCTGGTGTTCCGGTTTAGCGCTACCTACAACTCACAAGGCCAAACGGGCTTTTTCCTGAACCTGCAGCGTGAGCTGTAG
- a CDS encoding carboxylesterase/lipase family protein translates to MTTYLRTAGFVLLALMGFTAFAPIGETARITDTKDGLLSGTASADGKISIFKGIPFAAPPVGNLRWKAPQPVVKWSGVRKCEQFAASPMQGTPNPFGPWSAEYLIPKEPISEDCLYLNVWTEANSPTKKRPVLVWIYGGGFNSGGSGVPIYDGEAMARKGIVFVSINYRVGAFGFMAHPELTKESGNKGSGNYGLLDQIAALRWVNYNIAGFGGDPANVTIAGQSAGSMSVNCLVASPLAKGLFNKAIGQSGANFSRPRTTLPQAEETGLSIMRALGASSLAELRAKPAAEILQKAQGTRGPVIDGYVLPKPVATIFAEGKQNPVTLLTGWNEDEGMQFGTPKTAVEFQKQVEQQYNADAATYLKQYPATSDEEAARSQIDASRDQSFGVQNYAWATVQSKQGKPVYVYRFTRKLPATGSYATYGAFHTGEVAYAYDNLRFIDRQLRPLTATDDELARQMSAYWANFVKTGNPNGIGLPTWPAYTNSKKQMMVLGDEVQAKPLPDAARLDFLLGLMSRP, encoded by the coding sequence ATGACAACCTACCTTCGTACTGCCGGCTTTGTCCTGTTGGCCCTGATGGGGTTCACCGCGTTTGCGCCCATCGGCGAAACGGCACGAATCACCGATACTAAAGACGGTCTCCTGTCGGGTACGGCCAGTGCCGACGGGAAAATTTCGATCTTCAAAGGTATTCCGTTTGCGGCACCGCCCGTTGGCAACCTGCGTTGGAAAGCGCCGCAGCCCGTGGTGAAGTGGTCAGGTGTACGGAAGTGCGAGCAGTTTGCCGCCAGCCCGATGCAGGGGACGCCCAATCCTTTTGGCCCCTGGAGCGCTGAATACCTCATACCCAAAGAGCCGATCAGCGAAGACTGCCTGTACCTGAACGTCTGGACGGAAGCAAATTCGCCAACGAAAAAACGGCCGGTGCTCGTCTGGATTTATGGGGGTGGTTTCAACAGTGGGGGTAGCGGCGTGCCCATCTATGACGGCGAGGCCATGGCCCGTAAAGGCATCGTGTTTGTCAGCATCAACTACCGCGTGGGGGCGTTTGGCTTTATGGCCCACCCTGAGCTTACGAAAGAATCGGGCAACAAAGGATCGGGCAACTACGGCCTGCTCGATCAGATCGCGGCCCTCCGCTGGGTGAACTATAACATCGCGGGTTTTGGTGGCGATCCGGCCAACGTCACGATTGCCGGGCAGTCGGCCGGGTCGATGAGCGTCAACTGCCTGGTGGCATCGCCGTTGGCCAAAGGGTTATTTAACAAAGCCATCGGGCAGAGTGGGGCCAATTTCAGCCGCCCCCGGACCACCTTACCGCAGGCCGAAGAAACCGGGCTGTCGATTATGCGGGCACTGGGAGCGTCGTCGCTGGCCGAACTCCGTGCCAAGCCAGCGGCCGAGATCCTGCAAAAAGCACAGGGAACCCGTGGCCCCGTGATCGACGGCTACGTGCTGCCCAAACCCGTCGCCACGATTTTTGCCGAAGGCAAACAGAACCCGGTCACCCTGCTGACGGGCTGGAACGAAGACGAAGGGATGCAGTTTGGCACGCCCAAAACTGCAGTTGAATTCCAAAAACAGGTCGAACAGCAGTACAACGCCGACGCCGCAACGTACCTGAAACAGTATCCCGCCACAAGCGATGAGGAAGCTGCCCGGTCGCAGATCGACGCTTCACGCGATCAGAGCTTTGGCGTGCAGAACTATGCCTGGGCAACCGTTCAGAGCAAGCAGGGCAAGCCGGTCTACGTGTACCGGTTTACCCGCAAGCTGCCCGCCACGGGCTCGTACGCGACCTACGGCGCTTTCCACACGGGCGAAGTGGCCTATGCCTATGATAATCTTCGCTTCATCGACCGGCAGCTACGCCCCCTCACCGCAACCGACGATGAGTTGGCCCGCCAGATGTCGGCCTATTGGGCTAACTTCGTTAAAACGGGTAACCCAAACGGGATCGGGCTACCGACATGGCCAGCTTATACCAATAGCAAAAAGCAGATGATGGTGCTGGGCGACGAGGTACAGGCCAAACCCCTGCCCGATGCCGCCCGGCTCGACTTTCTGCTGGGCCTCATGAGTCGGCCTTAA
- a CDS encoding lmo0937 family membrane protein encodes MGNLLYTIAVILVIIWALGFLGFNSFGMGGLIHALLVIAIIAVLFRLISGRGV; translated from the coding sequence ATGGGAAATTTGCTGTACACAATAGCTGTGATTCTGGTCATCATCTGGGCGCTTGGATTCTTAGGATTCAATAGCTTCGGTATGGGTGGGCTTATCCATGCTTTGTTAGTTATAGCGATCATAGCGGTCCTGTTCCGGCTAATTAGCGGACGTGGCGTTTGA